The DNA region TGATGGTCCTGCTCTGCGCCGAGCCGCTGCGCGCCGCTGCCCCAGCAGGAGCAGGACTCCCTCCAGGACCTGCTCCAACGTCCTGTCGACCGCTGAGAATTCGGTTTCCCCGGAGGGTGCGACAACGAAGAATGCCTGCATGACGACGCCCACTGACGAGCCCCACCAGCACGGCAAGCTGCACGCCGGGGAGCCGGGCATCGACGTACCGCTGGTCCGAAAGCTGCTCGCGGCCCAGTTCCCGCAGTGGGCGCACCTGCCCGTCGAGCCGTTCCCTTCGTCAGGGACCGTCAACGCCGTGTTCCGGCTCGGCGACGCCATGGCCGTGCGCATGCCCCGGATCGCCGGAGGCGCCGCGGACGTGGCCCAGGAGAGCCGCTGGCTGCCCTGGCTCGCGCCTCGGCTCCCGGCGACGATCCCTGCCGTGCTGGGCCGCGGCGAGCCGGGCGAGGGGTATCCGTGGGCCTGGTCCGTCCACAGGTGGCTCGACGGCGAGAACCCGGCCGTCGGGGCACTCACCGCGCCCGACGCGCTCGCAGCGGACCTCGCCGCGTTCGTCACGGCCATGCGCCACCTCGACACCACGGATGCTCCGCCCGCCCACCGCGGGGCGCCCGTGGAGGCGGAGGACGCCGAGACGCGTGCGGCGATCGAGGAACTGCGACGGCCGGGTCGGCCGTCGGCGCCCGCTCCCGCCGTCGACACCCGCATCGACGTGGACGCCGCCACCGCCGTCTGGGAAGCGACTCTCCGCACCCCCGACTGGGGCGCCCCGCCCGTGTGGGTCCACTCCGACCTCATGCCCGGCAACCTGCTGGTCCGCGAAGGACGCCTCCATGCAGTGATCGACTTCGGGACGGCAGGCGTGGGCGACCCCGCCTGCGACCTGATCGTCGCCTGGAACCTACTGCCCGCCGACGCGCGCGAGACGTTCCGTGCCGCCACCGGCGTGGACGACGCGACGTGGGCGCGCGGGCGCGGCCACGCGCTGTCCATGGCGCTCATCCAGCTGCCGTACTACGCCGTCACGAACCCGGCGCTCGCCGCCAACGCGCGCCATGTGATCCACGAGGTCCTCGCCGACCACGCACGCGGCGCCTGACACCGGAGTGGCCCGGGCCCGGCACTCCGGAGTGGCCAGGGCCCGGCCCGCACCGGCACAGCGCGGCGTGCACCACCCCGTACCGGTAGGACCCCGCGGCCCGCCCCGCACCGGCACGCCCCCCCACCGGGTGCCGGCACAGCCCGCCCTGGCCAGCACGCAGCGTGAGGTGGCAGGATCGCGCCCATGTTCGCGGCCCTGTCCCACCTCAGCCGGCGCCGGGCCCTGCAGGCCTCGGCGGCGGCCCTCGTGGTGTTCGGGCTGCTCCTGTGGTGGCTGCTCCCGGTGGGTGAGAGTTCGCCGCAGGGCCGGATGACCTTCAGTACGGGAGTCAAGGGCGCCGTCTACGAGACGTACGGGAAACTGCTGCGCAACGCCGCCGCCGACGACATGCCGGACGTCGACATCGACCTGCTCAACAGCCAGGGCTCGCAGCAGAACGTCGAGCGCGTCGCGACGGGCAAGGCCGACTTCACCATCGCGGCGGCCGACGCCGTGGAGAAGTACCGCCTGGAGGACCGTCCCGGCGCGGACCGGCTCCAGGGCTGCGCGCGCCTGTACGACGACTATGTGCAGCTCGTCGTGCGGCGCTCGTCCGAGATCGAGCGGGCGCGGGACCTGCGCGGCCAACGGGTCGCCGTGGGGCAGCCGCGCTCGGGTGTGCGGCTGATCGCCGAACGGGTCCTGAAGGCCGCGGGGCTGCGCCTGGACAAGGACGTCGAGGCACGGCCCGCGGGCATAGACACCGCTCCCGAGCTGCTGCGGAACGGCGACATCGACGCGTTCTTCTGGTCGGGCGGGCTGCCCACCAGCTCGGTCCGGGAGCTGTCCGAGGGCCTCGCCGTCCGCCTCGTACCGCTCGGCGACCTCGTCAACGCGCTGCACAAGCAGGGCGGCGCGTCCCGCTACTACCGCGCCGCCACCATGCCGGCCGACGCCTACCCGCAGGCCCAGCAGAGCGCGTCCGTGCCGACGCTGGCCGTGGCGAACCTCCTGGTGACCACCGACCGGGCCGACCCGGAGCTCACGGAGGGGCTGACCCGGACCGTCATCGACAGCCGGGACCACATCGGCGCGCAGGTGCACGCGGCCCAACTGGTGGACCTGCGCACGGCCCTGTACACCGACCCCCTCACCCTGCACGAGGGCGCGCGGCGCTACTACCGCTCGGTCAAGCCCTGAGGCACCGCTCCCCACCCGACCGCGCCACTCCCCACCCGACCACGCCGCTCTCAGCCCGACCGGCCCGCCCTGGAGCCGGACCGCCTCCGCGCAAGCCCACAGCGCCGCCCAGCCGCACCCGACCCGCCCCGCGCCCCCGCACTACTTCCGCGCCGCCGCCCCCTGCCCCTCCGGCGCCTGCCGCGGAACGCCGACCGTCACCTTCAGGCCCTGGGGTTCATGGCGCTCGTACGACATCGTGCCGCCGCCCGACGCGAGCAGGGCCCGTGAGATCGACAGGCCGAGGCCCGAACCCTTGACGTTCTGGTGGCGGTTGCTGCGCCAGAAGCGGTCGCCGATGCGGGACAGTTCGTCGTCGGACAGGCCCGGGCCGCCGTCGGTGATGACGATCGTGGTCCTGGAGTCGGCGGCGGTGACGCGCACCCGCACCTCCGCTCCCTCCGGGGTGAACTTCAGGGCGTTGTCGATCACCGCGTCCAGGGCGCTGGACAGGGCGATCGGGTCCGCCCAGCCGGTCGTCGCCGGGCACTCCCCGGTCAGCCGCACGCCCCGCTCCTCGGCGAGCGGCCGCCAGGCGGCGACGCGCTCGGCCGCCAGCTCGCCGATGTCCGCGAGCTGGAGATCCGCCGCCGCGTGTTCCGCGAGCGCCAGGCCGAGCAGGTCGTCGAGGACCTGCGCGAGGCGCTTGCCTTCGGTGCGCACCGAGGCGATCTCCTCGTTGCCCTCGGGCAGTTCGAGGGCCAGGAGCTCGATGCGGAGCAGCAGGGCGGACAGCGGGTTGCGCAGTTGGTGCGAGGCGTCGGCGACGAAGGCGCGCTGCTGCTCGAGGACGTCTTCGACGTTGTCGGCCATCTCGTTGAACGACCGGGCCAGGCGCCTCAGTTCCGGCGGGCCGCCGGCGGCCGCGACGCGGGAGGCGAGGCGGCCGGTGGCGATGTCGTGGGTGGTGGCGTCCAGGACCCGCACCGGGCGCAGGACCCAGCCGGTGAGGCGCAGCGCGGCGCCGACCGCGAGGAGCATGGCGGCGGACTCGCCCGCTCCGATGAGCAGCCAGCCGTGCAGGGTCTTGGCGCGCATGCGTCCGGTGGGCGAGTCGGTGACGACGACGGCCACGACGTCGCCGTCGCGGATCACCGGTGAGGCGACCACGATGCGTCCGCCCTCGTTCCAGGGCCACACCTGGGGCGGGTTGTGGCTGCCTCGGGAGCGCAGGGCCTCTTCGAAGGCGT from Streptomyces flavofungini includes:
- a CDS encoding sensor histidine kinase, whose translation is MRARLLPLLIVLMAGVLLALGFPLAVSVASAQQQKVVVDRIDDTARFAALAQFVTQRPSGSRVRDKDERRETLQKELDYYHEVYGIKAGVFFRDRFPMAHAPGDWYLPTGGGDVSDAFEEALRSRGSHNPPQVWPWNEGGRIVVASPVIRDGDVVAVVVTDSPTGRMRAKTLHGWLLIGAGESAAMLLAVGAALRLTGWVLRPVRVLDATTHDIATGRLASRVAAAGGPPELRRLARSFNEMADNVEDVLEQQRAFVADASHQLRNPLSALLLRIELLALELPEGNEEIASVRTEGKRLAQVLDDLLGLALAEHAAADLQLADIGELAAERVAAWRPLAEERGVRLTGECPATTGWADPIALSSALDAVIDNALKFTPEGAEVRVRVTAADSRTTIVITDGGPGLSDDELSRIGDRFWRSNRHQNVKGSGLGLSISRALLASGGGTMSYERHEPQGLKVTVGVPRQAPEGQGAAARK
- a CDS encoding aminoglycoside phosphotransferase family protein, whose translation is MTTPTDEPHQHGKLHAGEPGIDVPLVRKLLAAQFPQWAHLPVEPFPSSGTVNAVFRLGDAMAVRMPRIAGGAADVAQESRWLPWLAPRLPATIPAVLGRGEPGEGYPWAWSVHRWLDGENPAVGALTAPDALAADLAAFVTAMRHLDTTDAPPAHRGAPVEAEDAETRAAIEELRRPGRPSAPAPAVDTRIDVDAATAVWEATLRTPDWGAPPVWVHSDLMPGNLLVREGRLHAVIDFGTAGVGDPACDLIVAWNLLPADARETFRAATGVDDATWARGRGHALSMALIQLPYYAVTNPALAANARHVIHEVLADHARGA
- a CDS encoding TAXI family TRAP transporter solute-binding subunit; the encoded protein is MFAALSHLSRRRALQASAAALVVFGLLLWWLLPVGESSPQGRMTFSTGVKGAVYETYGKLLRNAAADDMPDVDIDLLNSQGSQQNVERVATGKADFTIAAADAVEKYRLEDRPGADRLQGCARLYDDYVQLVVRRSSEIERARDLRGQRVAVGQPRSGVRLIAERVLKAAGLRLDKDVEARPAGIDTAPELLRNGDIDAFFWSGGLPTSSVRELSEGLAVRLVPLGDLVNALHKQGGASRYYRAATMPADAYPQAQQSASVPTLAVANLLVTTDRADPELTEGLTRTVIDSRDHIGAQVHAAQLVDLRTALYTDPLTLHEGARRYYRSVKP